A region of Polynucleobacter sp. JS-Mosq-20-D10 DNA encodes the following proteins:
- the pmbA gene encoding metalloprotease PmbA: MFTHTSNQFQEIINFMLTEAKRRGASDAVAEVSEGQGLSVTVRKGEVETIEQSLDKQVGVTVFLGHRRGNASTSDFSKDSLKATVEAAYHIAQHTAEDLCAGPAEKELLEKHPLDLDLFHPWDLDSATAIDIARAAEGAAFAVSKQIQNSDGASVSAHHAHFMMGTSHGFMGGYPFSRHYISCAPIANEGGKKSLMQRDDWYSSSRIPGELADPAAIGKYAAERALSRLKARSLSTRRCPVIFEAPLAAGLLGGLVQAVSGGALYRRSSFLLDSLGKQVLPKHVSLFENPHIKAMTGSVPFDEEGVKTSARTVVEKGILQGYFLSTYSARKLGMKTTGNAGGSHHLTLQSRKTPKGGLPALLQAMGTGLLVTELMGQGVNYVTGDYSRGAFGYWVENGEIQYPVEGITIASNLRDMLMDIQMIGSDTLIRGTKETGSILIGSMTVGGK; this comes from the coding sequence ATGTTTACACACACATCAAATCAGTTTCAAGAAATCATCAATTTTATGCTCACAGAAGCCAAAAGACGGGGTGCCTCGGATGCTGTGGCCGAGGTTTCTGAAGGCCAAGGTCTCTCAGTTACCGTTCGCAAAGGCGAGGTCGAGACGATTGAGCAAAGCTTAGACAAACAAGTTGGCGTAACGGTATTTTTAGGCCATCGTCGAGGTAATGCCAGCACTAGTGATTTCTCCAAGGATTCCTTAAAGGCGACCGTAGAGGCTGCTTATCATATTGCTCAACATACGGCGGAAGATCTGTGTGCTGGTCCTGCTGAAAAAGAACTTCTCGAAAAACATCCGCTAGATCTCGATTTATTTCATCCGTGGGATTTGGACTCGGCAACGGCAATCGATATTGCGCGCGCTGCTGAGGGCGCTGCCTTTGCGGTGAGTAAGCAAATTCAAAATAGTGATGGTGCCTCGGTATCGGCACATCATGCGCATTTTATGATGGGAACCAGTCACGGATTTATGGGTGGCTACCCATTCTCACGCCACTATATTTCTTGTGCACCCATCGCAAATGAGGGTGGCAAAAAGTCACTCATGCAGCGAGATGATTGGTATTCCAGCTCACGTATTCCAGGGGAGTTGGCTGATCCGGCTGCAATTGGTAAATATGCAGCAGAACGTGCACTCTCACGTCTTAAGGCAAGATCGCTAAGTACTCGCCGTTGCCCAGTCATTTTCGAAGCCCCCTTGGCTGCTGGTCTATTAGGCGGATTAGTGCAAGCAGTGTCTGGTGGTGCTTTATATCGTCGATCCAGTTTTCTATTGGATAGCTTAGGTAAGCAAGTATTACCAAAGCATGTCAGCCTTTTTGAAAACCCTCACATCAAGGCAATGACAGGAAGCGTACCTTTTGATGAAGAAGGTGTGAAGACTTCGGCGAGAACTGTGGTTGAAAAAGGGATTTTGCAAGGCTATTTCTTGTCCACTTATTCCGCTAGAAAACTTGGAATGAAGACTACTGGTAATGCCGGAGGCTCACATCATTTGACATTACAAAGTCGCAAGACGCCAAAGGGCGGACTACCAGCGCTCTTACAAGCAATGGGTACGGGTCTGCTGGTTACTGAGCTCATGGGGCAGGGCGTGAACTACGTCACTGGTGATTACTCTCGCGGTGCCTTTGGTTACTGGGTAGAGAACGGCGAGATTCAATATCCGGTTGAGGGCATTACGATTGCCAGTAACCTGCGAGATATGTTGATGGATATTCAGATGATTGGTAGTGACACACTAATTCGAGGTACCAAGGAGACAGGCTCCATCCTGATTGGGTCAATGACTGTTGGTGGAAAGTAA